Genomic window (Syngnathus typhle isolate RoL2023-S1 ecotype Sweden linkage group LG4, RoL_Styp_1.0, whole genome shotgun sequence):
TGCTGACACACACTTGGGAGTTATTGACTACAGCAATACCTTGACTTAAATAAagtattataatatataatatgtgCTTCTTGTGGGCAGGAAAGATCCCAGCGCGTTTTTTACCTTCCCCGTGACGGATCTGATTGCTCCGGGCTACTCGGCCGTCATCAGGCAGCCAATGGACTTCAGCACCATGAAAGACAAAGTCAAGAAACAATGCTACACTTCTTTGGACGAGCTCAAGGTTTTTGTCAGATATACTCCACATTGCATCAGAAGCTTTTACAGCTCATTTTTGTTGTCGTTGCAGATGGACTTCAGGACAGTGTGCGAGAACGCCATGGCCTACAACAAGCCCGAAACCATCTACCACAAAGCCGCTCGCAAGCTGTTGCACTCGGGCATGAAGATCCTCAGCAAGGTACGCTTAAAGAGATCCACCACACTGGGGCAGCACAACGCTTTGTAACATTCCTCCACCTACCTCGCAGGAGCGTCTGGAGAGCCTAAAGCAGAGCATTGAGTTCATGTCCGGTCTGAGTCCGTCTGACAAGGCCACCGGGAAGTTTCAGGTTCAAGGGCTGCCCTGCTTGGTGACCAAAAGAGAAGCCAGCACAGAGAGCAGCGAGCGCTCGCAGACACCAGGCACACCCAGGTTCTCTTTCACTACCATGTGTCTCctgttctttcttttctttcccgaTGACCCCTTTCAACGCTGCTTCAGGCCGAGAACGCCAGGAATGTCTTTGAGCGTGTCCAGTCTCGTTCTGTGACGTCTTTGGCGTTCTACCTCCTCCTTAAAACCCATGTGACCTCAGCCGGCTATCAAAACGGCAGATGTGCATTTACGTGGCAGAGCTACATACACAAGATTCCAAAGTTATTTACCGCCGCTGGAGAAATAGAAATTGAAGGCAGGACTTTGGAATTGGAATCTGTTTCACAGCCAAATGCCGACATACTGCTAATTGTTGGTTTGTTAACAGCTTACACGTGAGCAACTGGCCGACGCCTATTTAATCATTTGTCATTGACTTGCAAATTCAGGCTGCTAGCGTGCTAGGTGTTAGCATACAAATAGTTGGCACGCGACTGTACACATAGCTCTTGTTGAAGTCTGACTCATCGCGATACGCTCCCACTAATTACAGTACAGGTTGTGGCGAGCATGCTAAATGTCTGATGTAAATGTTCACATTCTTGATGTTTGAGCGTCTTGCAACCACAAAAGATGATGCACGCTGACTTCCGAGCAGACTGAAATACAGCACAGCAAACCAAAAGGCTCTTTTGTCGCCTTTCAATTGCCGGCAGACCAGACAAGGAcgccaaagaagaagaagcggaaAAAGAGCTGGCGGAAATCCGCAAGGTCATCGAAGAGTCTGGGGGGAAACTGTCCAACCGAGTGCTGCAGTGCGACGTGAGCAACCATGTCCGACATAACGCACCAACtgccttggtggaggtctgtCTTAATTgcttcatcccccccccccctctttctcaGTTGGAGTTTCGCAGACAGAGGCAGTGTGATGGCTCCACCACTCTGGCTTTTGTCAACCCAGCCGATCCTTCTGCTGGAGGTAAAGGCAACAAAGACAATAGCGGCGGTGCTACGGCATTGGGAGATGGAAAAACATGTTGAAGCGGATCGTTACAAAACTTTGGTCTTTGCTTCCACAGAAGCGGGATATTGCTCCGTCAAACTGGGCATGATGTCCACCCGTCTGCAAAGCGGCGTTAACTGCCTCCAGGGCTTCCGGGAGGACAAGAGAAACCGCGTCACACcaggttattaaaaaaaaaaaaaaagtcaagttctCTGCTGACGCTGACACACGACGTCCGCTTCGCAGTGTGCTACATGAACTACGGGCCGTTCACGTCTTACGCGCCCGCCTACGACTCCAGCTTCTCCAATGTTAGCAAGGACGACTCAGACCTCATCTACAGCCTCTACGGGGACGAGTCCAGCCTCCAGGGCTCGGACAGGTCAGTTATGACACTAAAGTCCAACTTGTAAAGTTTAACACAAGTTCCCGCTATTAATGAGAGCAAAATGTTTCCGTTACCGAGCAAAAATTCAGACTTGTTTAATACAAGCAATGACCCGACGTGGTTGATTTCGACCACCTCAACTTGGGACTTTCTGAAAACACCCACCTCTATTCCATAGCTGTTCTTGTCCCCCGTTAATGAGATCAATACGTGTCGTCGGCAGCTTGTCAGAGTTTCTGTCCAAGTCGGATGAGTACGTCTACAAAATGGCCGATAACCTTCTGGATGCCCTGACCAACGGCGAGCATTCAAAAACGCTGAAGGAGACGGAATCAgtaagttgtgttttttttttttttgcaaataaattGTATAGTGTTCTAATGAGACGACAAACACAACAGGAACTTCATTTTGTTTGCGTGCACTCAGCAGGTGGAGGAGCTGTCACAAGAGGACAAAGCTGACACAGAAGTGAGTCAAGTGCAtgtgggtgagggggggggcatTTGGAGGGTCCATGCACCTGTTTGCCGCCTCTCACATTCCAGTGCAAAATGTCAGTGAAAGTATGGGCGAGCCTCACCAGCTTGTTTGAAAGTCAAAGCGCATGTTCTTCTGAGCAGCTGTGTCAACAACGGTGGCTCGCTCACTGTGATCCAAATGGAAACATCTTCAGAACacagccggccagccggccgagACCTCGGAGGGGAGTTTTGTGTTTCCGTTGGCCGCCTGCTGAATGGCCCCTTACACACTTAGTCTGTCTTGTTCGCCATTCTTGGCATCGCTCCAGTTAGCTCAGCTCGCCACTCACAGCTTGTCACGTGGATACATTTCTGCCAGCGGGGTTGCCGACAAAGAAACGGGGCGGGGCATCTTCAATTTGGTTCCAATTGGACAAACTCTGTTCACGGGGACACCTACAAATGGCCATATTGGCATGACATTTTAATTTGGATATGCTGTCTTGGTGTGATTTTGGTCATCTCCAAATAATCTACCCGTGTCTCTCGCTCTCCCCTTCAGGCATTCCAACCGGACACAGGCTGCAGTAAAACGGAGCCTCTCGCTGCAGACGAGCTCCCTggaggtataaaaaaaaaaaaaagcgtcaaCACAAAAGGCAAAGAGACATGATGTGCCGCCTCATTGAGGATCAATAACATTGATTGTGTTGTCGTGGCAGCAGACGTGCAGCAGAAATTGGACGAGACCACGCGGCTACTCCGAGAGCTGCATGAAGCACAGAGGGAACGTCTGAGTGCCAAACAACCGCCCAACATGATTTGCCTGCTGGCGCCCAGCACCAAGGAGCTGGatctgggtaaaaaaaaaaaattgctaccACTGTAAATTCCACACTCAAAGTTGCTGCTTTTATCACACGTGTTGAGTCCCTACAGTTTAAACAACATTTAACGGACAAGTCTTACTGTCCAAttactttttcaaaaataaaatcacgtCTTTGCATATTGGTCCGCAGCCGAGAAGGTGACGGGCAACCTGGCCGAGTTGGCCGGCCAAGTGGCACCACGCGACATCAGCAGCGTTTGGGCCATTAGGAAGGCCATGGGCATTGCGCTTCCTCCTGAGAACCTCATTGACCTCACCACAGGTGAATacgtccatctttttttttctttttttccccattcacaGCCGTTGCAGTCAGCATTCAGTTTGAAACTTACGTAAACGTCCCCGTTTTGTTTCAGTGCGTGAGACGATTGAACCCATGGAGACCTCGCCAAGTTGTCAGGATGCACTGCCGGTCACTGCTGTTTAGTaacttcaaaaatgtttttttttttttgtacaaaaacagAAAATACTCATTGTGTGACATTCAATAAACTGTTTTTAATTAATACACACTGTAAATAATTTATTTCGAGCATTTTGTTCACACGCCGAAAAAAAGGCCAATTCTACGACAGCGTTAATCATATTCAAACACTTACAGACAAAATGGTGGTGTAGTAAGGCCACGAGATGAATGCTCCGATCAGTCCTGCTCGAGAAGCAACATGCCTCACAAGCAAGCAAGTAGCAGGCATGATGACGTCACTCCGACATGATGACATGCTTGTCAATGACACAGCTATTTACATCGTCCTAttaaaaatatgcaaaatatgACCCGCCTAACCACAACACGCGTGCGTCTTTCTCATTACACAGTAACAAAGCCGACAAAATGATCCACAAACAGAATCTGTTGTTTTATCGGACACAAAAtgcctaccaaaaaaaaaaaacgttttagtacaataagcattttttttaatggtcattaaagaacaaaagttACAGGTGTTCTTCCCTATCGTAATCAGTTAAACAAGTGCATGTATGCTGATGTTTCAGGGGTGCGTGACATGACAGCCCAAAATCACCGCAACATCATGAAGGTAATGTTTTTCAGATGTTTTGTCCGTTTCCAGTTTGGATGGAACAAAATCCGCCTTGAGCTCAAATCCAGCTCAGTTCCTGTAGTTGTGGCACCACCGCAGGAGCACAGCTGCATTACAGTCACTTTTtgtcctggggggggggggcgtaaacaCTTGCCTGGTGTGGATAAGCGAGCGTCAAGTTTTTCAAGCGTGACCTCCTGACCTCAGCTGAGGCCCATGCCTTGCTGCTTGCTGGTGTCCGTGCATACAAAGAAGGTCTTGAGCTCTCCTTTGCCTTTCACGCTGATGAAGCCCCGGCACTCGCACGAGTAGCCCAGCCTGTGAAGAACGTCCGATGTCTCCTCTGTCACCTGCCGGGCAACACGTGCAcaatttgatcactttttctctAGCTTGACGTCTGAGCTACAATTTTCTTTGTGTTCCGTCACAAAATCCTGATCAAGGGAGCTCGGACGTACTTGTATCTTTCCTAGCTCGCCGGTGCTTTCCATCCTGCTGGCCACGTTGACGGTGTTGCCCCAGATGTCGTACTGAGGCTTCCTAGCGCCGATCACGCCGGCGATCACGGGACCGTGGTTAAtacctgcagaaaaaaaatgatcaacCGAGAAAATTTAATGCTCAAACACACTTGGGCTGCGGCCACACGGAATGAACAAAAATCACGTTTTGTCATTTAGAGTTTGCAGAGCCAGACATTTGGTAGGAATCAAGAACTTTctaaaatggcagacttcccCTGTCAGTACTGCTTATTAATTCCCTACTTTTGTGATGGTAACGAACAGGAAAGAGGTGTTCAAGGTTATTTGAATTGATGAAAAAGGACAAACTAAAATCAAAACAAGCTGTTTAAACAGAACAGAAACAGAATTATCTTTTGGAAAACTAACATCAGTGTGAAAGAGACTTCCTccctcaaaaaaacaaaaaaaaaaaaaaagaagcagaatgTGACGACGTAGTAATTCCATTCTGGATCGCTACCATTCATAAAGGACAGGAAAAAAGTAGGTAAATGATGGCTGTTACAGACATGATGATAAATCAAGTGCAGAATCGTAAAGTGCTGATGAAATTTGGCAGCCGGGAAGTCACGTGAGCTTAGCGTTGCCAATATGACGTAACCTTTCCCAGCCgtcctcactcacacacacacacacacacacacacacacacacgcacagactttCTCTTTGGTTTGTTTGAGCGCAAACTCACCCACGCGCAGCCTGAAGCTGTTGAAGGAATGTCGGTTGATGCCCTCCAATTTGCCGACGAGCGCCATGGCAAATTCCACCATGATGCCGATCTGCGCTTGCTGACGTTCCCTGTcctggaaaacacacacacgcacacacgtttgGACATGTAGACCAAATGGTGGGGGCCGAACTCTTCAATGACATACTCAGAAGAACAACACCCTCTAGCCACCCCACCTGGTTGTTCTCCTGACCGAGCGTCCCGCTGAGGCCCGCCGCTGCCATGTAGGTGCTGCCGATGGTCTTGATCTTCTCCACGCCGCTGAACTTTGGCTTGGAGAGCAGCTGTTAAGAAACGTCAGGTAATGATGATGATTCAATTGCACAGAAGGAAGGAGCGACGGGAAGCACCTCGTCAAAGTCGGCGATGATCTCGTTGAGGAGTCTCAGGCACTCCAGGCCCTCCTTGTTGATGTCGCACTCGGTGTAGAACTCCTTGAAGTCGGGCACCGAGGCGAACATCACGCACACGCAGTCGTACGACTTGTAGTAGAGATCCTGTTTGGCGGGGGGAGGGGGAGATTTCCTTATTCCGGCCGCCGTTCACAGCCGCTGTCCAGGTTATGGGCTCACCTCATTTTTCTTGTTCTCGCCGACAAAGAGCGAGGCCACGTGAGCGGGCAGCACATTTTCAAGCAGTAGGCGATTCAAGTTCTCCCGGGTCTCGATCTCGTCCtgctccgtgtggttcttgtaCTTGAGCAGGAAGTCCTGGCGGAAGCACGACTCgttctgacacacacacgcacgcaaatgCACGCGTTGATTTGGATACATGAGAACGCTGATGATGTTTAAGATGAGGTGAGCACCTGCTGAGAGATGATGAGCATGGTGACCAGGAACAAGGTGATGTAGATGCAGCTCATCACCTGGGGGTGCTTCACCAGGCCCACCAGCCTCACCATCGACTCGTCTGATAGGCTGCCCGCATCAAAAACACTTATTTGAAGGTTCAACATTTTCTTCGCTACATTTTAATATCCatcttttatttactttttttatttttcctcatttttagtATTCATTTTTGGATACTTTCAGGAAAGTAGTTTTCATTTTTAGTTTGTGTTTCGAAATACTTTGAAATCATTTAGAAATATTTACCtgtaattttgttttcatttttttaaattcaatctTTCACCAGGTTTAATTCATTGATTTATCTTTTTAATATCCatcttttatttactttttttatttttcctcattttaaattttttttttagtattaatTTTTGGATACTTTCAGGAAAATAGTTTTCATTTTTAGTTTGTGTTTCGAAATACTTTGAAATCATTTAGAAATAGTTACCtgtaattttattttcacttctTTAAATTCAATTTTTCTCCAAGTTTAATTCATTGATTTATCTTTTTGTTACTCTCCGCTTATTTGTATATTCCAACTTTCATGCTTTCCATTTTTTATTGGTTTTTGTGTTTGCAATTGGAACAACACAAGACCTTTAAGGCTTGTTCCAGACCAAGAGTCCATCCCAATAAAGGTTGCGTAACACTCTTTTTACGTACGTCTCTAAATCC
Coding sequences:
- the brd7 gene encoding bromodomain-containing protein 7 isoform X4, encoding MGKKHKKHKSDKHAYEEYAERPLKLVLKVSGNEVTTGSSSRDTFYDDQSPDCDKTKDKKKKKKKDKERNCGTPDSDKGKKKVIKKKKGQDGDGEDERENCRTPIRSELDKLEEKEQTPLQEALNQLIRQLQRKDPSAFFTFPVTDLIAPGYSAVIRQPMDFSTMKDKVKKQCYTSLDELKMDFRTVCENAMAYNKPETIYHKAARKLLHSGMKILSKERLESLKQSIEFMSGLSPSDKATGKFQVQGLPCLVTKREASTESSERSQTPGTPRPDKDAKEEEAEKELAEIRKVIEESGGKLSNRVLQCDLEFRRQRQCDGSTTLAFVNPADPSAGEAGYCSVKLGMMSTRLQSGVNCLQGFREDKRNRVTPVCYMNYGPFTSYAPAYDSSFSNVSKDDSDLIYSLYGDESSLQGSDSLSEFLSKSDEYVYKMADNLLDALTNGEHSKTLKETESQVEELSQEDKADTEAFQPDTGCSKTEPLAADELPGDVQQKLDETTRLLRELHEAQRERLSAKQPPNMICLLAPSTKELDLAEKVTGNLAELAGQVAPRDISSVWAIRKAMGIALPPENLIDLTTVRETIEPMETSPSCQDALPVTAV
- the brd7 gene encoding bromodomain-containing protein 7 isoform X3, which gives rise to MGKKHKKHKSDKHAYEEYAERPLKLVLKVSGNEVTTGSSSRDTFYDDQSPDCDKTKDKKKKKKKDKERNCGTPDSDKGKKKVIKKKKGQDGDGEDERENCRTPIRSELDKLEAEKEQTPLQEALNQLIRQLQRKDPSAFFTFPVTDLIAPGYSAVIRQPMDFSTMKDKVKKQCYTSLDELKMDFRTVCENAMAYNKPETIYHKAARKLLHSGMKILSKERLESLKQSIEFMSGLSPSDKATGKFQVQGLPCLVTKREASTESSERSQTPGTPRPDKDAKEEEAEKELAEIRKVIEESGGKLSNRVLQCDLEFRRQRQCDGSTTLAFVNPADPSAGEAGYCSVKLGMMSTRLQSGVNCLQGFREDKRNRVTPVCYMNYGPFTSYAPAYDSSFSNVSKDDSDLIYSLYGDESSLQGSDSLSEFLSKSDEYVYKMADNLLDALTNGEHSKTLKETESQVEELSQEDKADTEAFQPDTGCSKTEPLAADELPGDVQQKLDETTRLLRELHEAQRERLSAKQPPNMICLLAPSTKELDLAEKVTGNLAELAGQVAPRDISSVWAIRKAMGIALPPENLIDLTTVRETIEPMETSPSCQDALPVTAV
- the brd7 gene encoding bromodomain-containing protein 7 isoform X1, whose translation is MGKKHKKHKSDKHAYEEYAERPLKLVLKVSGNEVTTGSSSRDTFYDDQSPDCDKTKDKKKKKKKDKERNCGTPDSDKGKKKVIKKKKGQDGDGEDERENCRTPIRSELDKLEAEKEQTPLQEALNQLIRQLQRKDPSAFFTFPVTDLIAPGYSAVIRQPMDFSTMKDKVKKQCYTSLDELKMDFRTVCENAMAYNKPETIYHKAARKLLHSGMKILSKERLESLKQSIEFMSGLSPSDKATGKFQVQGLPCLVTKREASTESSERSQTPGTPRPDKDAKEEEAEKELAEIRKVIEESGGKLSNRVLQCDLEFRRQRQCDGSTTLAFVNPADPSAGEAGYCSVKLGMMSTRLQSGVNCLQGFREDKRNRVTPVCYMNYGPFTSYAPAYDSSFSNVSKDDSDLIYSLYGDESSLQGSDSLSEFLSKSDEYVYKMADNLLDALTNGEHSKTLKETESQVEELSQEDKADTEAFQPDTGCSKTEPLAADELPGADVQQKLDETTRLLRELHEAQRERLSAKQPPNMICLLAPSTKELDLAEKVTGNLAELAGQVAPRDISSVWAIRKAMGIALPPENLIDLTTVRETIEPMETSPSCQDALPVTAV
- the brd7 gene encoding bromodomain-containing protein 7 isoform X2, which produces MGKKHKKHKSDKHAYEEYAERPLKLVLKVSGNEVTTGSSSRDTFYDDQSPDCDKTKDKKKKKKKDKERNCGTPDSDKGKKKVIKKKKGQDGDGEDERENCRTPIRSELDKLEEKEQTPLQEALNQLIRQLQRKDPSAFFTFPVTDLIAPGYSAVIRQPMDFSTMKDKVKKQCYTSLDELKMDFRTVCENAMAYNKPETIYHKAARKLLHSGMKILSKERLESLKQSIEFMSGLSPSDKATGKFQVQGLPCLVTKREASTESSERSQTPGTPRPDKDAKEEEAEKELAEIRKVIEESGGKLSNRVLQCDLEFRRQRQCDGSTTLAFVNPADPSAGEAGYCSVKLGMMSTRLQSGVNCLQGFREDKRNRVTPVCYMNYGPFTSYAPAYDSSFSNVSKDDSDLIYSLYGDESSLQGSDSLSEFLSKSDEYVYKMADNLLDALTNGEHSKTLKETESQVEELSQEDKADTEAFQPDTGCSKTEPLAADELPGADVQQKLDETTRLLRELHEAQRERLSAKQPPNMICLLAPSTKELDLAEKVTGNLAELAGQVAPRDISSVWAIRKAMGIALPPENLIDLTTVRETIEPMETSPSCQDALPVTAV